In the Aristaeella hokkaidonensis genome, TGCTTCCAGGGACATCTCCGTGATATCCTGCCCGCCGATCCGGATCTTTCCGCTGTCCAGGTCGTAGTAGTGCACCAGCAGCTTGGCCAGCGTCGATTTGCCGCTGCCGGATTCCCCGACCAGCGCCGTTGTGGTTCCCTGCTTCAGGGACAGGCTGACGCCGTGCAGCACTTCCGTATCTTCATAACTGAAGTGAACGTCCTCAAACGAGATATCCCGGTTCTTCCCCGTAAATCCGGCGGTTCCTTCCTTCACCGGAGGATGATCCATCAGCTTCTCCAGCTCCGCAATCTTGTATTCCAGCTGCGGGAATTTCCCCGCGAAGTTCATCGCCTTCAGGAGGGAGGGACCCACGGCGAAGGACATACAGAGCACCAGCACCAGCTTGTCCAGTGCGATGCTTCCCGACAGCACCAGCAGGGCACCCACGGGAAGGATCAGCAGGGCCAGGCATGGCAGCACGCTGGAATAGGCAGCCATCCACGGCCAGCACACCTTGTACCATGCGATGGTAAAGTCACGATAGCTGCGGACCACGTCCCCGAATTTCCGGTAGGATTCCCCGTCCTTGTTGAATACCTTCACAACCTCCATGCCGTTCACATACTCGACAATGGTGTTGTTCATCCTGGCCGCGGATTCGTAGTAGGCGTTCATTTTGGACATGCCCGCCTTCATCATCATGCTCATGGATATCATGCCCACAACCAGGGGAACCAGGGACAAAAGCCCCAGCTTCCAGCTGACAATGAACATCAGCACAACAATCAGCGCCGGAATGAAGATGTTGGCAATGCCTTCCGGAATCGCGTGCGCCAGCAGCAGTTCAATCTGGTCAATATCATCCGTAAAGACCTTTTTGATCCGTCCGGTGCCCAGTCCCTGTATGTTGCCCAGCGGCTGTTTTTCCAGCTTTCCCTGCAGGGAAACGCGCAGGTTCTTCAGCGTGTTGTAGGCGCTCACATGGGAAAAAGAAAGCCCCTGTACATAAAGAAATGAGAACAGAATCTCGCACACCGCCACCCCGGCCACCCGGATCATGATATAGCCCAGGTCAATGTGTTCTCCCCTGGTAAGCGGCGCGATAATCTGATAAAGGAAATAATACGGAATCACATGGGCCACAATACCCAGCGACATCAGCACGGCCGCCCAGACCGTGTATTTTTTGTATTCTCCGATATACGCAGAAACCTTTTTAAACATTTACTCCTCCTGTTCGCCCGCGGTACGCCTGTGACCCGGGCTTTCTTTCCGTCATTGGATCCCCATTCCCCTGTTGTCTGTCTTTCTCACCTTCTGTTTATTAGTTAAAACTAACCAATCGTCTTATTTTTAAGCCGTCTTTCGACGGCTTAGTTTACTTCAGGCAGATTGCCCCGGCCCAGTCAAAGCACCGGCACAGCACCCGGCAGTGTTCCTCTATTTCCTCCCAGGTCATCCTGTGGATAAAGGGCTCATACACCGCCATCCAGAAGGAGGAGCATAGCATATGCATCTCGGTTTCGGATATTTCCGCCTCCGCCAGTCCCCTTCTCCTCGTCTCCCGGTAATATTGCATGTAGGCGTCCGTCATCCGGAAGGCAAAATCATGCCCGTAGTTTT is a window encoding:
- a CDS encoding ABC transporter ATP-binding protein, with the translated sequence MFKKVSAYIGEYKKYTVWAAVLMSLGIVAHVIPYYFLYQIIAPLTRGEHIDLGYIMIRVAGVAVCEILFSFLYVQGLSFSHVSAYNTLKNLRVSLQGKLEKQPLGNIQGLGTGRIKKVFTDDIDQIELLLAHAIPEGIANIFIPALIVVLMFIVSWKLGLLSLVPLVVGMISMSMMMKAGMSKMNAYYESAARMNNTIVEYVNGMEVVKVFNKDGESYRKFGDVVRSYRDFTIAWYKVCWPWMAAYSSVLPCLALLILPVGALLVLSGSIALDKLVLVLCMSFAVGPSLLKAMNFAGKFPQLEYKIAELEKLMDHPPVKEGTAGFTGKNRDISFEDVHFSYEDTEVLHGVSLSLKQGTTTALVGESGSGKSTLAKLLVHYYDLDSGKIRIGGQDITEMSLEALNDQIAYVSQEQFLFNTTLYENILIGKPDATREQVLEAAHRAQCDEFLQRLPQGIETQAGDGGKQLSGGERQRISLARAILKDAPIIVLDEATAFMDPENEEKLNKAIDEIIRNKTVFVIAHRLSTVRNADRICVMKDGACIAADTHDKLLSGCAEYKKFWDASVSASAWKIKEA